GGGTAGGAGTGTCCTATTAGGCCCCTGCCCCAGAGCTGGGAGCCAGTGCCCCTGGTTCCTTTCCTGGGGGGACTCTCAGTGCAGAGGGGCCTGGAGCCTGTCCACTGGCCTCTGCCCAGGGCTCAGAGAGCCACTGAGCTCCCTGGGCTTCCAAGCCAGAGGCAGGGGACCAGATACTCCCCAGGAGCAAGGGAGTGGACCCTGGGCTTGTCACGGActcctggagagtcagtgcttcaCGCCCCAGCACCGCTGCACCTGCTcttccgcccccctccccccacccctgcaccctCCAGCCCCCTGGGCTCCTGGCCAGAGCCCTGGCGCCGACCCTAGGCAGGGCTCTTGGCCCCTCCGTGCCCCAGTCCCTCTTCTCTCACGTGGGGACACCAGGGCTTACAAGCAGGGTGTGAGGCCTCCTTGGATGACAGTGATGGAGCGCGGGTGGgcagcaccccccccccgcccttctGTGGGCCACCAGCCCCGGGAATCGGCTGCAGCAGGGTCAGGAGGGCCGGGTGCCAGGCTCTGAAGCCACCGCGGGCTGAGGAGGCTGAGGATGGGGCGAACCGTGGGCTGGCCAGGGCGGGCTGTGGCGGGGGGCGGAGTGTTTCAGGGAGTGAGGGCGTGGGAGGCTGGCTGTGTCAACTAGGAGGGGGCGGGATTGTAGCGGGAGGGACCAAAAGCGTTCTGGGAGATTTCTTTGTTGTCTCTGGATGCAGGAGTTGAGCTTTGGGATGGCccccaggagccctggagaggtCACATCAGAGGGGGGCGGTGGCGATGCTTCTGTCCACCACTGGGTGGCGCTGAAGGCCCCAGGCGGGGACTGCTGGCTCCGAGCCCTTCCTGCGGGAGACCGGGGCTCTGGGCCAGCGGGTGTGAGATGGAGGCTCAGGGGGGCCCAGGGGGCACCGTGGGGGTTCGGATGGGCTCTGCAGGGCCAGACGCTGGCCGGGGCACCAACTCCCCCAAGCCCGGGTCTATAAATAGCCAGTAGGCCTGGGGGGAGTCGGGCTTTTCTATAAACAGCCCTGTCCAGGCCCAGCAGCTGGGGCCCTGCCAGTCACATGGCCCAGCCCAAATTAGAACAGCCCCCTGCAGAAGCGCACAGGCTCGGCTGCCCAGGGTTCCCACCTCACGCTCGGCTGCCCAGGGTTCCCACCACCTCACGTGGTGCCCCAGGACACAGGTGCCCCTGGAACTCGAAGCAGTGCACCGGCAGGAGCGGGAACGGGCGCGGCCGCTTTGGAGAACAGCTTGGCAAATTCTTAAGAAGCTGAACATAAACTTGCCGTATGACCCAGCCATTCTCGTTTCAGGAATCGAACCCTGAGAAACGAAAGCACACAGGCAGCACACACGTGCTCACGGCAGCGCTGCCTCACGTGGAGACCACCGGAGCGTCCACAGGTGAGCGGATGAACAACGTGTGGTCTGGCCACAGAACAGAACATTCTTCAGCCACACGAAAGAACGGAGTCCTGACACACTACAGCCCGgctaaatctcaaaaacatgctaaACCGGCACAGAAGGCCACTTATTGTCTGATCCCGCTTCCATGAAATGTCCACGGGAAGCCAGTCCGTAGCGACAGGAGGCACTTCAGTGGttgctggggttgggggagggggaacgggGAGCGGCTGCCACATCGGGGATGCGGGAACTTTGGGGGCACGATGGAAATATACTAAAAGTGGGTCACGGTGATGACTGCAGTATCTTGTAAACCTGCTGGAATTACAGACACTTACAACAGGTGAGGTTTGTGTCTGTAAATTACGGCCCCGGAGAGCTGTGCTCATCTCACCACTGTCCTAGACCTTGCCCCGATTCTAGGGGCTCTGTGGGAGCAGGCAGGGCCCCTCAGGCCCACCCCTCCCGCTGTCCCGCCCTCCCCTGATCCATCCACCTGTCCACCCATGCACACAGCCACCTATGTGCTAATGTAGCCATACCCCCCTCTACCCATTTACCCACCCTCTCACTCCCCCCCCGTctgtccttcccttcctccatctacCCGTCTGTCCATCCACCTGTCtgtccatcatccatccatccatccacccacccgcaTCGTCACAGCCACTGTGATCAAACCACACCCACCCACGGCTTCTGAATACAACACGGGCACGTGCTGGGCAAGCTTTGCTCTTTATTGGCCAAAGTTCCTCCAGTCTCAGCAGCACACAGCGGGGGATGGGGAGGATGGGGGGTGGGCGAGCGCAGTGTGGGCAGGGGCCCCACGGGGTCAGAGACGGGAGCCCCTCTGGCTAGATCCGTCCGGTCCCCTAGGCCTGGATCCCGGCCTCCCCTCAGCCCAGCCGGGTCTGGAGGTGGGAGCAGCAGCTCGCAGGGCGGGTTGTGCTGTCCATGAGGGGACCAGGTCCTGGCTGTGGCCACAAGGGCAGAccccttcctgcctcagggctggAGATGCTAGGAAGCGTGTCAACTCCATGGGGTTCCCCCCCCCTTCTGAGTAGAGGGACGCTGGCCCTCCCATGCACTGTCAGACAGCCTGCCTCTACCCAAAGACCCTGGGGTCCTCTCACCCACCTACCTATCCCCGACTGGGCCACCACAGAACTGTGGAAACGCATAATCCCATTTCAGTGAAACACGACTGCTTCAGACCAACTGAGTGGGCTGAGGGGCTGAGCTGTGGCGCCGGGGCTCCagcgcccccacccgccccggctaACCGcagctgcagggggagggggtctGTGAGGGCCTGTCCCCAGAAGCAGCTGGGTGCCGGGTGACAAGCTCAGTGGTGCTGGACCCGCAGCCACCGGAccctgccccctgcaggctgCGGGCGGGCGCCGTGGTGCATGCGGTGTGGGGTCGGGGCTGGGCATCGGCGTTTAGAAAGCAAACCGCGAGGGGCTGGGGGCATTCAGGCAGGCCAGGAAGGCGCCAGGCAGGCCGGGCCCCAGTGCCCGTTGGGGTCCCAGCCACAAGCCCCTGCCAGGGCTCCGGGAGACCGCGGCACTGGCTGGGTAAGGCACAGGGTTTCGGTTTCCCGGGGGCCGGTCCCAGCCTGGCCCCGGAGGAGCCCCGCTCGGCAGCACGTCCAGCGGTCCTGCTGTGGGTCCTCTCACTTGGTTCTGGGCCGGGGCCTGAGGCCtgcggggagggagaggaaagaactcGGTCAGGAGCAGCCTTGCTGTGGGCGGTGGCAGGGGGCCCGCACCAGGTCCCCAGGCTCCTGCTGCCCCCTGCTGCCCCCTGCCCAGTGGGCTGCACCGCGTGTCCCCAGGTCCACTCGGACGGCAGGCCCTTTCTCTGGAGCAGCGAGGCTCACACAGGAAGCAGGTGACTGCTGCCCCCGTCCACCTGTCCAGACCGGGTTTCACAAAGCACGTTTCATCACCAGGCGGGCGGGGTCTCCCCAGGTCTCACTCCGTCTGTACTCACGGGTCCCCACTGTCACCAGCTCTCCCTGGAGGCCCCAGTCACTTCCCCACCGGCCCCTCATGTGGATGCCTCCTGCCGTGTCTTTCTGCAGCTCCGTCCTCAGGGCACCGGGCCCTACACCTGTGGCTCCTGCCCCAGGCCGGCCCTGCGCCCACCCAGTGCCCTCCATGCTCTCTAGTCCCGGGGCCCTCGCCTGGCTGTTGCCCCCAGATGCCCTGCGCCCACGGCACCCCGGAGCCAGGCAGCAGCGTGGGGCTCGGGGACCAGAGCTCAAAAGAGATGGGGCAGGAGTAGAGGATCAGAGTCCCCCACACTGTGGCTGCAGGCCCAGGAGGGACAGTCAGGTGGGCCTGGGCCGGGCCGGGGCGGGCAGAgggagcgggggcggggctgCACCCAGGAAAGGACCAGAGGAGCGGGCGGAGGCGCCCTGACACCACTCCTCCCACTCTTGCCGTGGCCACGCGAGCACTGCAGCAGAGGACGGAACACACCACCCACGCTCGACACTTGCACGATTGAAAGATGGCACGACAGAACAGAAATGCTGGTGCAAACTGGGGGCCGTCACTCCGGGCATCACCCACCTGCTGCTTACTAATCAGAGTGAAAACACTCCTTGTGCAGCGGGGCTCTGCCACAACCACCACCGTAACACGTCTGGGTCGGCGTCAATGCCACCGACGCCGGGACAGACAGGCCCCTGAGCCCCTCCCGCGATGCTCTGGGGAGGACTCACGTCACGGGTGTAGGATTCCTGCCTTAAATGCAACCTGGACCCAGGTGGGGGACAAACAGGACACCTCCAAAGTGACTTCGTGTCTGCGGTGTTATGCAAGACAAAAGGGGCTGGACGTGTGGTCCTGGGCAGGACTTTGTTTCCAGAAAAGCAAAGCAACGACTATGACAGGTAGACTGGGACCAGGGGTCACCCCGGCCGGGGCTGCAGGTAAAAACAGCTCGGTGTCTGGGTGCGCGGGAGAATGGCCCTGACCTGGGGGCCCCGGGGACAAACCCCGGCACAAAGTATCCTGATGGCTATAAGCAACCCTCACGTCGGTCCGTAAagctgtgggggtgggggagcaatGCAGCAGACGTCAGCAattctcctatgttttccacATTTTCGTAATTTCAGGGTAAAGGGTAGGTGCTGTTCATTGGCACCTCCTCACAAATTTCCTGTCGAGTTGAagtttttctccaaataagaAGTTGGGGAGACAAGGAGGGTAGGGGTTCTTCCTCCCGTCCTAACACTGGGATGACAGGGCCCACGAGCCTGCAGACTGGGAGCCCCAGGcctggccgggggtggggggggactgGGGGAGCGCAGACCCTGCACCGGGCACAGCGGTCTTTCACCAGACAGTGGCCACACATGGTTGCTGTCCCCGAACGCATGGACTGCACACTCCAATGTCCCCCACACCTAGGGCCAGCAGCTGGGGCTGCAAGGACAAATCCTGGCCCCGAGGGACAGGCGGGTGCCCTCGTGAAAGCAGACAGCCCAGCTCAGCACCCCCCGGGGGGCAACCCCCCGCAGCGCAGGGTGAAGGCTGAGCCCCGCAGCAAGGCTGAACTAGGTCACAGCTGCACTGGACCAcacccctgccctgggctccGGCACCAGCCCGACCTCACCTCGATGCCCTGGCCAAGCCCCGGGCACATCGGGCAGCAGGTGTGTGAGGAACAGAgggcgcccccccccccacagagcTCCCACCCAGGCGGGGCTCCGGGGCCCTGCACCAGATCACGGCCCACAGCACAGGCCGGGACGCCATGGGGACCCAGGCCCGTCACTCCGGTTGCAGCTGTGAGCCTCGGCAAAGACCCTGACTGTCCCACCCCATCGCGGGAGTCTCAGGAGGTGCCCACAGACCCACTCGCTGCCTCCAGGGAGAGGACGCCTGTGCATCCCCACAGGGGCCGGTGGCCTGCCTGTCCCTGGCAGCGGCCTCCAGGGTCTTCCCTGTCCCTCAACGGTCTCCCTGGGGACACGTGTGGCTGGAGCCAGGGCCAGAGGAGGGCCGGGTGCCCTGTGGATAGACTTGGGGGAAGCGAAGCCTGGCGGCCGGGAGTTAGCACGAGGCTCCGGCAGGGCGACCTCAGCCTGGTGGCCGGGCCGAGGGCCACGCCGTCCCCACCCTCCGGGCCCTGGAGCCCTGCTCCCCAAGGGCATCCTGGCTGGCCCTGTCCACCCCGTCGGCCCGGCGGAGGCTCTGAGGCCGCACCTCCCCCAACTAGGCGAGGCACAGCTCCCGCCCTTCTCCGAGAGGGAGGGGAAGCCGGGCTCCGCGGCCCGGGGGACGCTggctggagggctgggggagCTGGGTTAGTGTCCAGGAGGGCCGGGCGCGGGCCCTGCCTCTGCTGCCACCGTTAGTGCTGAGCGCCAGGCTGGTACGTACCTTACTGGATCACACagagtctttttgttttattatcgTCAGGGTCAAGGGCAACCTCTGCTTCCAAATAAAAGAAACGCGCTCAACAGCTCGCCCCTCACGAGCGACCCTGAGCTCAGAGCGTGGACGCTGAGCCGGAACACAGTCGCACCCCAGGCCCCTCGCCGCGCCCTGCTGGAGGTGGCCCACGTAAGGCAGGCGTCAGCGGGTTAGAGGTGTGCTGGCTGGACGGTGCCCCCCAAGGCTGCCCCTTCCCGGAGCAGAGGCGCTGCCACCTCCTCTCTGGCAGGACACAGAGATGCCCCGGGAATCGCCCACACTCGGGCGGGGGGGAAGGGGTGGCAGCGGCCGGCCGCAAGGGGAGCTCCAGGGCCCTGGCGTGTGACGAATGAGCTCCAATCACGCGCCAATGCCCGGAGCCCTGCCGACTCGCCTGCCTGGTACTCCTGCTCGGGGTACAAGGAGGGAGGGGGGCCCCAAGTTACCTTCCTGGCTCCTGGAGGGGCGCTTCTTCCTTCGCTTGCCTGTGCCCTTTGACGTCcggccctgggccctggggaggGCGCCAGACCCTGATGAGTCAGTCACAGCCTCCTCGGAGAAGGACCTGTCCAGGGAGGTGTCCAGGGCGGAGTCCGGGGCTGTGTGCTCATCATCTTCGTCTCCGTCCCCGCCACGGCCTGCGGCAGGGAGGCCAGCACCGCGGCCGTGGGCAGCTGCATCCTCTGCGCCCTCGCCTGTGGTGTCAGCCTCGGCCTGGCGGGCGCCCGGAGGGGCCGTGGGTTCCTCCGTGTCTTGGCTCAAACCCGTTGCCTTGGAGGGCTTGTCACTGGAGAAGTTGAGCGGCTTCAGGGCCTGAGTGCCTCCCAGCACCAATGAGGGCTGGGGGCCCAGAGGGTCGTCGGTGGCCAGGACATCACTGGCATCCATGTACCAGGAAGAACGCCTCTCCAGGGGCCCAGGACCACCCTTCTCTGATGAGTCTCCAGCGGGCTGGGGGCTGCTGGGGGCGGCATCAGCGAGACCCCAGCCGCGGGGCTCCTTGGCCACTGCGGCGTCGAGACCAGGCTCCGACGTGGGGAGGCTGGTGCCTCCCACAGGATCCCTGGTGGCCGCTGTGGATGGAGTACCCATCAGTGGAGGGCAGGGGCCCCTCAGTGATCCCCATCCCTAGAGCCTGCCCAAGTCGAATACCACCCACCCTGCAAAGCCCCCCCCCGGGAAGCTTTTCCTGGTGGCCGAGTGCGGGTTCCCACAGGGCAGGCCCAGGCCTTGATGTCCATGGTCTGTCCACGGTCGGGGGGGGGACGCTGGGCCCCGAGACGATGGCACGtcgccacccctgcccccagagtCCCCAAGGAGCCCAAGGCAGCCTTCTCAGGAGTGGAgagtcccaccccagggcctcatgcctgcctcctccaccaccacagAGCCCCTCTGAGCCCCAGGGCATCTGTCAGAGGGCCCATTGGCCTGACTCCTCTGCCGGCCTGGGGGCTGGACGGGTGGCCGTCACACCAGCCGGGGAGCCCTCTTGCAGCAGACACACGCGGAAGCATTGTGAGGGTGAGCTGGCCCTTATCTCAGGGCAGCAGGGGAGAGGAGTGGGCTCTCCTGTGAAATCAAggagggcttcttggaggaaggGAGGCCCCGGGCTGCAAGGATGGCATAGCGCGGGGGTGGCGGGAAGCAAGTGGTGacagggaggcgggggagggtCTCACCAGGTGCCTTGTTCCTCGGGGGGTCTGCGGCCGTGTCCCCTCGGCCACGGGCCGTCTTGCGCAGCTGGAAGCCCTTCCTGATGTCAGCCAGCAAGGCGTCGATGACACACACCTCCTCCTGCTTCCCGCCTCCCTGCCTGACTGAGAAGCCCAGAGACGCGGCTCAGAGGGTCCCTGGAGCCCACCCGCGGAATCGCCCCAGAGGAGGGGATGTAGTGCTGCAAGACTTCCAAGGAAGGAGGAGTGGCCATGGCCCAGGCCCGCCCCCCCCCGCTGCCTTTGGCACAGCCTCACCAGGCTTCCCGCCCTCACCCCGCAGCCCGCGGGCCTCGTCTTCCTCTGCCAGCTGCTTCCTCCTCTCAGCCCTGGCCGCCCGCTCCTTCCGGTCCCTGTTCTCCTGCGGGACAGATGCGGCCCGTGAGCCCGGCCCCCCATCACCCCCATTCCGCCCGCCCTACCCGGCAATGGCGGGGGCCCACCTTCAGGGCGCGGATGAAGAGGTCCCGGAAGGCCTTCATGGTGCTGAGCGTGTCCTCCAGGGACAGCTGCTGGGCATCCTCACACAGGTAGGTGGCCAGCTCCAGCTGCTTCTGCCTGATGGCCTGGAacacctcctccacctcctgggAGGCTGTGATGCCGGCCTGGGGGCACAGGGGCAGGGTCATGGCCCTGAGGGGGCCCACGCAGGGCACCACCTGCTGTCATAGGGAGATGCCCAGGCTGGAGCCCCAGGGAGGGCGCGGTGGGGCCCATGGCCGCAGGAGGATGGCCACCGGCACAGGCCCTGCCGGCGTTGTGGTCTCTGAGCAGGACCGAGGGTCTGAGCACTGCGGCCGCAGGATCAGGGACCAGGAATAGGGGGCCGCCCTCCCGGAGGGGGGTCTCTCACTCTGGCTCTCTCCTCCCCACGCTCACCTGCCCCCCGCCCAgggccccacccacccagcaCCTGCCTGGAGGCGTTGGGAGTACTGCTCCTGAACCTCCGGGATGGAGGAAGACACCTTCCGTTCCATCTCCAGAAGCTTCTTCAGGTTACTGCTGCACTCCGACTGGATGATCTCAAGGTTTATCCTGAAGGAGCCAGAGGGCCGTTAAAGTCAGGGGACGGCTGGTGTCCAGGCTTGCTGGGACAGCGGGGGACCCCTGGACTGCTCACCCTCAGGGACAGGGGGGACCCCCCGACTGCACACCCTCAGGGACAGCAGGGACCCCCGACTGCACACCCTCAGGGACAGCGGGGACCCCCAACTGCACAGCCTCAGGGACAGCGGGGACCCCCGGACTGCACAGCCTCAGGGACAGTGGGGACCCCCGGACTGCACAGCCTCAGGGACAGTGGGGACCCCCGGACTGCACAGCCTCAGGGACAGCAGGGACCCCAGACTGCACAGCCTCAGGGACAGTGGGACCCTCGGACTGCACATTCACTGGGACAGTGGGACCCCAGATTGCACAGCCACTGGCCGCCAGAAACACGTCAGAGCCTTCAGATGGCCTAAGAGGGTTGGGATGAAGCGCCCAGCCTACAAGGTGCTGCGTCTGTGGCGTCAGGACAGTAACCCCCACGGATCAGCCTGTCCTCGCCTGACCCTCCACAAGGCGCAGCAGCCCCGCGACAAGAGGACCTTCCACGGTGGCACGGTGCCGGGCAGGGCCTGTGTGGGAGTGTGGACCCTGCAGGTGGATGGCCTGGGCTGCCCTCCCAGAGCTGCACCTGGGCTATGTGACCCCATGGACCCGGCCCTGcttccccaggcctcagtttccctccttGTACAGTGGGGTGGCATGGCCTCATCTTGAAGGTTAACCTTGTGAAGAGGTCATGTTAGACCAGCCCCTGGCGTGACCGTAGTCAGGTCGCTCCCCAACATCCTAGGCCTCGGTTTCTTCCTCTAGGTCACACGGGCACAGGCCACGGCGGACGCGAGGTCTTGCCCAGGGTGAGAGTGTCTATCAGGCAGCAGATCCTGGGGGGCCGGGGTGGTGCCGCAACGTGCGACCCAGCCTAGTCCAGCCGCCCCACTGGCTGGGGAGCGGgcagtggggggcagggcaggaggtaCCTACCCTGCCGCTCGGGAGGGTGGCTCCAGGTCCTGGGGCAGCTGCAGGAGGTCTGGGTGGCTCTCCTCCACCTCCTGCAACACGACGTGTCCGGTGAGACCCGCTGAGGCCACCCTGCAACTCCCCACCCTCAGCAGCTGTGGTTCACGGCCCTCGGAAGCCCTCGGCACCCTGGGCCTCCAAGGCCTTCCCTCGGGCCTGGCCGGATTCTGCCGGTTTTGCTTTCCTTGGGGTCTGGGGAGGGACGGTGGCCAGTTGGAGTGGGTGAGGACTGCGGGGGGTGCAGTGGTGTGAAGGGGAGACCGGGGGCTCAGATGGGAGCCCCGAGGGGCTGCGGGCAGAGCGGGGCGTGGGCGCCATCCCGAAGGCCCCCCAGGCCGCGGACACCTCCAGCACATGGTGCAGCAGCGTGACGCGGCCCTGCTGGGCCTTGGTCTCTGTGAGTTTCAGCAGCGCGCTCATCTTGAAGCCGTCCGCGTCCCCGGTGTGGCTGCCCTGCGAGGGCGGGAAGTGAGCCTCTCGGCCTGGGCCCGGGGCCAGGTGGGGATCAGGGAGCAAGGGCGGGCTGCGTGCTGCCCACTCACGTAGTTGAGGAAGTTCCCGATTTTCAGGATCAGCAGGCAGAAGACGGGCAGCCGGTGGCTGGCGAGCAGGCCTGCAGGATGGCGTCCCTTCACTGCCTCCCCGCACCCCACGCACCCCACCTCCCCGCTAGGCTCCAGGGCACGAGGGAGCGGGCAGGGCAGCGGAAACGTGACTGAAAGCAAGCCTGGAGGCTCCGGAAGCAGGAGCGACATGGGCGCTCACTGAGCCTCACGCCCCCGGGGGCAGGTGACCACTGCCCGTTCTGGGGGCGAGGACAGAGGGGAacctctgccacctgcagccaCCCTGGCTCTCAGTCTGTGGCCAAGACGACAGGGGACATCCCCACCCGGCGTGCAACCCCAGCGGAACCGAGCCATGCCTCGGTGGTCAGGCCCGTCCGTGTCCCTGCCCGCTGGCTGGGGACTCCTCGCTCAAGGAAAgcggtgtgcgtgtgtgtgcgtgtacgtGTGTCGGCGTGGGCATGCGTGAGTGCGTGCACGGCTCAGGCTTCAAGACGGGGCGGTGGTCTACAGGGAGGGGAAGGTTGGCACCCCCAGGGCCTGCCCGCCCCCAGCCGGGTGCCCCACTCACCCTCGCAGGCGGCGAGCAGTAGCTGGGCCTTGGGCCGCACCATGTCCAGCACGACGGCCGTGCCCTCGCACAGCAGCATGCACTCGACCCGGAGCTGGTAGCTGGGGCGGCAGGGCGGGAGCTCAGGGCCTGGGGGCCTCCACCCACCCGCCCTGGGCCCGCAGGGTCCTCTCGGCAGCGCTGGTGGGGGGTGGTCCCACGGCCTGGCCCTGTTCAGCATGCAGCTTCCCGGGCCTGGCGCGGGCCCGGGAAGGGCGATCTGGACAAGCCCCAGGCTGCCGAAGATAAGGGCAGGCGCTCCCCCGCGGGGCACCCCTCGCTCCTAGAACAGGGGCCTTCCCGGGGGTCACACGGGGGGGCCTGGGCCTGCCTGCTGGAGGCCACACAGCCCTGCCCGCTGCCCACTCCCAATGCCGTCGCCGGCCGGGAGGCCCCGGCCCACAGGGTCCCCTTGGAGGGCCCCGCGGCTAGGGACTGCTCTTCGTGGAACCCTGGGACGCGTCTACACAGCCCTGCTCTGTCCTCTGGGTCTGGGCCCAGCTCCCACCCGTGGGCAGGCCCTCGGGTGCAGGGCCGCCGAGCTCACCAGGGGATGTCCAGCAGGAGTAGATAGAACTGGTCGGCGCTGGCCAGCCTGGCTCGATCCTCTGTGAAGGAGCGCAGGTGTTCAACCTGCAACAGGAGGCCCCCGCGTGCTCACCCAGGAGACCTGCGGCGGCTCGCTGAGGTGCCCGCTCACCGGGCACAGCTCTGGGTGGACCTGCAGGCCCCTTGGGCCCCCCCGACACACACCTCTTGGGTCCACTCACCTCGTGCTTCTCGGGAAGGAGCTTGCGGAGCTGCTTGAGAACCTCCACGTCAAACTTGGTGGTGTCCCCAGCCCGGATCATAGCGGTGACCTCCTCGTTGGAGCTGGAGGGGTGAGAGGACGGGGGTGGTCACACGAGGCACCCCTCTTGGCCTCCTCGGGACCCTGCCAGCCTGGGACGGCCCTTGGCCCACGACACCTCTGCTGGTCATGCCCAGGTTGCCTCCCACACCTAGGAGGTCGCAGGGGCCAGGGCTGCGGGGCACAGAGAAGGCAAGCCACCTGCCCGGGGTCACACAGTAATGACGCTGGCGGCTGAATGGAACACTCCCCATCTGCCAGAgcgccctcttcctcctccatccaGGGGGCTGCTCAGGACACAGGTGGGCTGGCTCAGCGGTACCCAGTGAGCTCCCAGGCGGAACACCTGCTGCAGGGAAGGACTCAAGGGTTGGGAGGCTGGGCCACGTCCTCGGCCTGGCTTGGCCACCGCCTGTCTGTGGCTTAAAGGGTCCCCACCactctctgggtctcattttccCCAGGGAGTCTGGCCTAGTGGTCTTCAGAGCCCCCAGCTGGGGTCCTCTGTGGCTATTACCCGCGCTGTCTCTAGCCCCAGGGATGGCATGTGAACTTCCCAGGGTGGCCTGCAGAGGGCACTGCTGAGCCCAAGATGCGGGGCCGGGTCAGGCGGGGCCTGGGAGTCTGACTGGGGCTTGGCGGGAGGGGCCGGCTCCGCGACACCAGCTGCTCTCAGATCCTCGCAGCTCACCATCTAAACTGCTTCAGGAAGATGTTGAGGTTCAGGCTCTTCTTGGAGTCCAGAAAAGTGATCTGAAAAACATCCCTGACCCATCAGTACCTGGAGGGCAGGCACGGAGCCCTGTCTAAGCCCTGGCCCCTCCCTACCTCCTTGGGCTCCTTCCTGGCTGGGGCCACTGCTTGTTCCTTGGGCTTGGCCACGGGGAAGGAGAAGAGCCGCTCGATGGTGAAGAAGTCAGGCTCCACCATCTCAGTGTCCGGGCTGCTCAGTGACGCCCACATAGAGCTGCGCTCTGTGGGCAAGGGGCCGCCAGTCAGGCTCACACCTACCCCGGGAGTCTGGGGTGCAGGTGGCCCGGGCCTTGGAGGGCTGGCAGGGATGCCCCGCCTGGGGCCCAGCCCAGGGCAAGCATACAGCGGGCACTTGATAAGTGGCTGGCAAAGGAAGCCCTCCAGCGGCTGCCACGCCACATGCGGGTGTGGCtgcactggggggggggggttgcgtCCAGGCTGGCAGGTGGCCTGGCCTCTAGCCAGCCTCGGCCTTGACCTCCTCTGAGCCATCAGCACTCAGCCCCTGGGCGGCATCAGAGACACATACTGGCCTGCAGCTGTGCGAGGAGAGGGGCCTCAGAGGTGACCCCTGACCTGCCCCTGCCCCGGCTGCCCCCCATGGCGGCCGagcccctgccctcagagggGAGCCGCCTGGGGGCGTGGACTCACCTCGGGCCACGCTGGGACCCCTGACCTGCCCCTGCCCCGGCTGCCCCCCATGGTGGCCGagcccctgccctcagagggGAGCCCCCTGGGGGCGTGGACTCACCTCGGGCCACGCTGGACGGCAGCTTCTGCCAATTCAGCTTCTTCATGCGCAGGGTGGGGGGCTGCACCCGCCGGTGGCTGGGGACCCAGGCGGAGCCCAGGCTGTGCGCCACGGTGATCTCCTCCATGCCGCCCGCTGCAGGGGGCCCGGAGGTGCCcggcaggggcgggggcgggggtgggcacCCCAGGCCTGGGGGTGGAGGCGGGGGGGGTATGGTCCCACTAGGGCCAGgcagtgggggaggtg
Above is a genomic segment from Pseudorca crassidens isolate mPseCra1 chromosome 1, mPseCra1.hap1, whole genome shotgun sequence containing:
- the INF2 gene encoding inverted formin-2 isoform X6; this encodes MRSQESVRGSRWQGPESMGRGSRKVLRIWFSKMSVKEGAQRKWAALKEKLGPQDSDPTEANLESAEPELCIRLLQVPSVVNYSGLRKRLESSDGGWMVQFLEQSGLDLLLEALARLSGRGVARIADALLQLTCISCVRAVMNSQEGIQYILSNQAYVRQLSQALDTSNVMVKKQVLELLAALCVYSPEGHALTLDALDHYKTVCSQQYRFSVIMNELSDSDNVPYVATLLSVVNAIILGPEDVRARAQLRSEFIGLQLLDVLMRLRDLEDEDLLIQLEAFREAKAEDEEELLRVFGGVDVSSHQEVFASLFHKVSCSPVSAHLLSVLQGLLHLEPTLRSSQLLWEALESLVNRAVLLASDTQECTLEEMVERLLSIKGRPRPHSLDKAHKGVQVNLSQSRRGSSPENTGAPTVGVGGQQPAAALAGLHVASVQGESGRTAPQPTAPEQLEPTPPPAAPPLPGTATCPPPPPPPPPPPPPLPSLGAAFPSPPPPPLPGPSGTIPPPPPPPGLGCPPPPPPLPGTSGPPAAGGMEEITVAHSLGSAWVPSHRRVQPPTLRMKKLNWQKLPSSVARERSSMWASLSSPDTEMVEPDFFTIERLFSFPVAKPKEQAVAPARKEPKEITFLDSKKSLNLNIFLKQFRCSNEEVTAMIRAGDTTKFDVEVLKQLRKLLPEKHEVEHLRSFTEDRARLASADQFYLLLLDIPCYQLRVECMLLCEGTAVVLDMVRPKAQLLLAACEGLLASHRLPVFCLLILKIGNFLNYGSHTGDADGFKMSALLKLTETKAQQGRVTLLHHVLEEVEESHPDLLQLPQDLEPPSRAAGINLEIIQSECSSNLKKLLEMERKVSSSIPEVQEQYSQRLQAGITASQEVEEVFQAIRQKQLELATYLCEDAQQLSLEDTLSTMKAFRDLFIRALKENRDRKERAARAERRKQLAEEDEARGLRGREAGSRRRCVSSTPCWLTSGRASSCARRPVAEGTRPQTPRGTRHLRPPGILWEAPASPRRSLVSTPQWPRSPAAGVSLMPPPAAPSPLETHQRRVVLGPWRGVLPGTWMPVMSWPPTTLWAPSPHWCWEALRP
- the INF2 gene encoding inverted formin-2 isoform X8, with protein sequence MRSQESVRGSRWQGPESMGRGSRKVLRIWFSKMSVKEGAQRKWAALKEKLGPQDSDPTEANLESAEPELCIRLLQVPSVVNYSGLRKRLESSDGGWMVQFLEQSGLDLLLEALARLSGRGVARIADALLQLTCISCVRAVMNSQEGIQYILSNQAYVRQLSQALDTSNVMVKKQVLELLAALCVYSPEGHALTLDALDHYKTVCSQQYRFSVIMNELSDSDNVPYVATLLSVVNAIILGPEDVRARAQLRSEFIGLQLLDVLMRLRDLEDEDLLIQLEAFREAKAEDEEELLRVFGGVDVSSHQEVFASLFHKVSCSPVSAHLLSVLQGLLHLEPTLRSSQLLWEALESLVNRAVLLASDTQECTLEEMVERLLSIKGRPRPHSLDKAHKGVQVNLSQSRRGSSPENTGAPTVGVGGQQPAAALAGLHVASVQGESGRTAPQPTAPEQLEPTPPPAAPPLPGTATCPPPPPPPPPPPPPLPSLGAAFPSPPPPPLPGPSGTIPPPPPPPGLGCPPPPPPLPGTSGPPAAGGMEEITVAHSLGSAWVPSHRRVQPPTLRMKKLNWQKLPSSVARERSSMWASLSSPDTEMVEPDFFTIERLFSFPVAKPKEQAVAPARKEPKEITFLDSKKSLNLNIFLKQFRCSNEEVTAMIRAGDTTKFDVEVLKQLRKLLPEKHEVEHLRSFTEDRARLASADQFYLLLLDIPCYQLRVECMLLCEGTAVVLDMVRPKAQLLLAACEGLLASHRLPVFCLLILKIGNFLNYGSHTGDADGFKMSALLKLTETKAQQGRVTLLHHVLEEVEESHPDLLQLPQDLEPPSRAAGINLEIIQSECSSNLKKLLEMERKVSSSIPEVQEQYSQRLQAGITASQEVEEVFQAIRQKQLELATYLCEDAQQLSLEDTLSTMKAFRDLFIRALKENRDRKERAARAERRKQLAEEDEARGLRGEGGKPVRQGGGKQEEVCVIDALLADIRKGFQLRKTARGRGDTAADPPRNKAPGEPTPLPCCPEIRASSPSQCFRVCLLQEGSPAGVTATRPAPRPAEESGQWAL